In Longimicrobiaceae bacterium, a single genomic region encodes these proteins:
- a CDS encoding energy transducer TonB, which translates to MMIATTFLLSSLAMLPPAPAASRADVVASGADTLPQAARDTVPQALAAAAVRYLREHGVERPNGKLEIWSNSTRSPVRAQLSESTVAPETARGLFPLIERYAAEWPGAGPLLSTIRLDAPDGYAPMRTAVDSAAAEQGPRLENGGHVQDVMHHLLRTHSPPARGQMNRAIPAVLRIRVGADGAPEMVDVARLTGDAELDEYLVPLAFEMRFQPARLGGAAVPSWVSMPLTLEWH; encoded by the coding sequence ATGATGATCGCCACCACATTTCTCCTATCCTCGCTCGCCATGCTCCCGCCGGCCCCGGCCGCCTCGCGTGCGGACGTCGTGGCGTCGGGCGCGGACACGCTTCCACAGGCGGCGCGAGACACGGTTCCGCAGGCGCTGGCCGCCGCGGCCGTCCGCTACCTCCGCGAGCACGGGGTGGAGCGGCCCAACGGCAAGCTGGAAATCTGGAGCAATTCCACGCGCAGCCCCGTGCGCGCGCAGCTCTCCGAGAGCACGGTCGCGCCGGAGACCGCCCGCGGCCTTTTCCCGCTGATCGAGCGGTACGCGGCCGAGTGGCCGGGCGCCGGACCGCTCCTGTCCACCATCCGCCTGGACGCGCCGGACGGGTACGCACCGATGCGCACCGCCGTAGACAGCGCCGCGGCCGAGCAAGGCCCGCGGCTGGAGAACGGCGGGCACGTGCAAGACGTGATGCACCATCTGCTGCGCACGCACTCCCCGCCGGCCCGCGGGCAGATGAACCGCGCCATCCCCGCCGTGCTCCGCATCCGCGTGGGCGCCGACGGTGCGCCGGAGATGGTGGACGTCGCGCGCCTCACCGGCGACGCGGAGCTCGACGAGTACCTGGTTCCCCTCGCCTTCGAGATGCGCTTCCAGCCCGCGCGCCTGGGCGGAGCTGCGGTTCCCTCGTGGGTTTCCATGCCGCTCACGCTCGAGTGGCACTGA